A single Paracholeplasma manati DNA region contains:
- the galE gene encoding UDP-glucose 4-epimerase GalE, translated as MRILVSGGLGFIGSHTVVELLNHKHEVVIIDNLYNSQISTLHKIERISGKKPAFYELDATDYEALENVFQSYDFDGIIHFAGYKAVGESVRKPLEYYYNNLVSTINLAKLAVINQVPKFIFSSSATVYGDGTSPFNESMPLLERTNPYGETKAMSERILTDATKANPGLNVVLLRYFNPIGAHPSGLIGEVPNGIPNNLMPYVTQVAKGLREKLNVFGNDYDTIDGTGVRDYIHVVDLAQGHVAALEANISGVEAVNLGTGKGTSVLEIIQAFEQENNIKIPYEIVSRRPGDIAVSYADTTKAKNLLQWEAKLNIKDMVRDAWHFESNLK; from the coding sequence ATGCGCATTTTAGTTTCAGGTGGTTTAGGATTTATTGGATCACATACCGTTGTTGAATTGTTAAACCACAAACACGAAGTCGTGATTATCGATAACTTATATAATAGCCAAATCAGTACGCTACACAAAATCGAACGCATTTCTGGGAAAAAACCAGCCTTCTATGAACTAGACGCGACGGATTATGAAGCACTAGAAAATGTATTTCAAAGCTATGATTTTGATGGCATCATCCATTTCGCTGGGTATAAAGCTGTCGGTGAATCGGTGAGAAAACCGCTTGAATATTATTACAATAATTTAGTGTCCACCATTAATCTTGCAAAACTAGCGGTGATCAATCAAGTACCTAAATTCATCTTTAGTTCATCAGCAACCGTCTACGGTGATGGCACATCCCCATTCAATGAAAGCATGCCATTACTAGAAAGAACCAATCCGTATGGTGAAACCAAAGCGATGAGTGAACGCATCTTAACCGACGCTACTAAAGCCAATCCAGGTTTAAACGTGGTTTTACTAAGATACTTTAACCCAATTGGTGCTCACCCATCTGGATTGATTGGTGAAGTACCGAATGGTATTCCAAACAACTTAATGCCTTATGTCACCCAGGTTGCGAAAGGCTTAAGAGAAAAACTCAATGTCTTTGGTAATGACTACGATACTATTGATGGTACAGGCGTTAGAGATTACATCCATGTCGTGGATTTAGCTCAAGGCCATGTTGCAGCATTAGAAGCGAACATCAGTGGCGTTGAAGCCGTTAATTTAGGTACGGGTAAAGGTACTTCCGTATTAGAAATTATCCAAGCATTTGAACAAGAGAATAACATTAAAATTCCTTATGAAATAGTCTCAAGAAGACCTGGTGATATCGCTGTATCTTACGCCGATACAACCAAAGCTAAAAACCTCTTACAATGGGAAGCGAAACTCAACATTAAAGATATGGTCAGAGACGCCTGGCATTTCGAGAGTAACTTAAAATAG
- a CDS encoding VanZ family protein, translated as MKKKHILITITILWTLFIFTQSLLPGDISSDQSGFIVDVLYPLVNKMGLMIQVNDFSFLIRKLAHFTEYFILGLLLCILYIETIKPNKLWLIVIIHGAITASIDETIQLFTPNRSGEVRDVLIDISGVIIGMILTQLWIKRIRNHRSK; from the coding sequence ATGAAAAAGAAGCATATTCTAATAACCATCACAATTTTATGGACACTATTCATTTTTACACAATCCCTATTACCTGGGGATATTTCATCCGATCAAAGCGGCTTTATTGTCGATGTTCTATATCCTTTGGTCAATAAAATGGGTTTAATGATTCAAGTGAATGATTTTAGTTTCCTTATTCGTAAGCTAGCCCATTTTACAGAGTACTTCATACTAGGTCTACTGTTATGCATTCTATATATAGAAACCATAAAACCCAATAAACTATGGTTAATCGTCATCATTCATGGTGCAATCACAGCCTCAATCGATGAAACCATCCAATTATTTACACCCAATCGAAGTGGTGAAGTCAGAGATGTACTCATTGATATATCGGGTGTCATTATCGGGATGATTCTCACACAACTATGGATCAAACGTATTCGAAATCATAGATCAAAATAA
- a CDS encoding PrsW family glutamic-type intramembrane protease: MLVKQRKEIIKQYLLRLTITPQELMGFLVLSEQQLREYASGKPFFEDERYIDFIEFIGIDKYYIGYTEPKTETAIGSPLSLFFPNRGVPNQPMRALRHLLSNLFTRTSKEYRREFAPKHLFEKNFGYTEPFIYKQVLISLLLVFGLSYLMADLTVVQNVALGLSIPLTLLILVYEFDKHDQLNLRDVLVLFVVGGIVSMGITYWIRMFTGYPDGLVGDLMTGFVEETAKLITAIVFIRKIKFRNVYTAFVLAFAIGAGFDAFETMEYGINAIFSTGDYFQGTITLAFRSVLSFGIGHHYWTAIIFATLAGLSKSYKVDFHKLYHPTFVLVYIFIILFHAMFNHMPLWIEILMAIFGLIVFPYMGYQFYLKRYTELPIETVQTEPDVPTYLPN; encoded by the coding sequence ATGTTAGTTAAACAACGTAAAGAGATAATCAAACAGTATTTACTCAGATTAACCATCACACCACAGGAATTGATGGGCTTTTTGGTGTTATCCGAACAACAACTCAGAGAGTACGCTTCCGGTAAACCGTTCTTTGAAGATGAACGATACATCGATTTTATCGAGTTCATTGGTATTGATAAATACTACATTGGCTATACTGAACCGAAAACTGAAACAGCGATTGGTTCACCGCTTTCCTTATTTTTTCCGAATAGAGGCGTACCTAATCAACCCATGAGGGCTTTACGTCATTTATTATCCAATCTTTTTACAAGAACGAGTAAAGAATATCGACGTGAGTTTGCTCCTAAACATTTGTTTGAGAAGAACTTTGGCTATACCGAGCCTTTTATCTATAAACAAGTATTGATCAGTTTGTTATTGGTTTTCGGATTGAGTTATCTGATGGCAGACCTAACCGTTGTACAAAATGTTGCGTTAGGGTTATCTATACCGTTGACATTACTTATATTGGTCTATGAATTTGATAAACACGATCAATTGAATTTAAGGGACGTATTGGTTTTATTTGTGGTAGGTGGGATTGTATCAATGGGTATTACCTATTGGATTAGAATGTTCACTGGTTATCCAGATGGGTTAGTAGGCGATTTAATGACGGGATTTGTAGAAGAAACCGCTAAACTCATCACTGCCATTGTCTTCATCCGAAAAATCAAGTTTAGAAATGTTTACACAGCCTTTGTTTTAGCTTTCGCCATCGGCGCTGGGTTTGACGCATTCGAAACCATGGAGTATGGCATCAACGCCATTTTCTCTACGGGGGACTACTTCCAAGGGACCATTACACTCGCCTTTAGAAGTGTATTATCCTTTGGGATTGGACACCATTACTGGACTGCCATTATTTTCGCGACCCTCGCAGGGTTATCTAAGTCATACAAAGTCGACTTTCACAAACTATACCATCCGACCTTCGTCTTGGTTTATATATTCATCATTTTATTTCACGCGATGTTCAACCATATGCCTTTATGGATTGAAATATTGATGGCTATATTTGGATTGATTGTATTCCCATATATGGGGTATCAATTCTATCTAAAACGATACACGGAACTGCCAATTGAGACGGTTCAAACCGAACCAGACGTTCCAACCTATCTTCCGAATTAA
- a CDS encoding YwaF family protein: MFNEAYQGFTWFGLSHLFSILWILVSIVLIVVFRDKITGKTDLYLRRGVALLMIILEWTFYGWSLSKGGFQTSLLPLGVCAISMYVTAYTLWTKNEKTFKIIFPWAISGALLSLIIADLGYNFPHFRFLHYFGNHGLFLLGNIYLLVVVKFKFTYKDLLKSSLILLIYSIVIYPLNFLLDSNHLFLREIPHEVAPLYAFLGDFWVVGFMVSIALLFQLIYVPFLLKRQKA; encoded by the coding sequence ATGTTCAATGAAGCGTATCAAGGGTTTACTTGGTTTGGTTTGTCGCATCTCTTTTCGATTTTATGGATCTTGGTTAGTATTGTTTTAATAGTGGTCTTTAGGGATAAAATAACAGGTAAAACTGATTTGTATCTCAGACGTGGTGTCGCCCTATTAATGATTATCCTTGAATGGACATTTTATGGGTGGAGTTTATCCAAAGGTGGATTTCAAACCTCTTTATTACCTTTAGGGGTCTGTGCCATCAGCATGTATGTGACCGCTTATACCTTATGGACTAAGAACGAAAAGACATTTAAAATCATTTTCCCATGGGCTATTTCTGGGGCGTTATTATCTTTAATCATCGCTGATTTAGGTTATAACTTCCCGCATTTTAGATTTTTACACTACTTTGGTAACCATGGTTTATTCTTACTTGGCAACATCTATTTATTGGTCGTTGTCAAATTCAAATTCACCTATAAAGATTTGTTAAAATCCAGTCTCATTTTATTGATATACTCGATTGTAATCTATCCACTGAATTTCTTGCTCGACAGCAATCACCTGTTCTTAAGAGAAATACCTCATGAGGTCGCACCGCTTTATGCATTCTTAGGCGATTTTTGGGTAGTAGGATTTATGGTATCCATAGCATTATTATTCCAACTCATCTATGTACCTTTCTTATTGAAAAGACAAAAGGCATAA
- a CDS encoding NAD(P)/FAD-dependent oxidoreductase: MYDTIIIGAGPAGLYAATLAGMHKLKACLLESSFEYGGTLNLYKQKMVYDMPGYRKINAGDLIATLFDQYSEYAEDVPLRLNTKAISIDYVDDHYVLESNQGVFLTKTILLANGGGTFEPRLLEVPEADSKSNIYYNVKDVHDFEGQELIVLGGGDSAVDWSLTLAEVAKKVTLIHRRNDFRAHEYSVDKIKQVGRVLTPYAPKGFIGYDKVDYLTIQNTEDNSIMDVPCDALFVFYGSSPAKHNLSEWGFELDDKGLIKVKSNMETTRAGIFAVGNSVTYHGKKKMISTGLGEAATAISTIGAFLYPEKTQSYKH, encoded by the coding sequence ATGTATGATACGATTATCATTGGGGCAGGTCCTGCGGGTTTATATGCTGCAACCCTCGCCGGAATGCACAAACTAAAAGCTTGTCTATTGGAGTCTTCCTTCGAATATGGGGGTACACTCAATCTATATAAACAAAAAATGGTGTATGATATGCCTGGGTATCGAAAGATCAATGCTGGTGATTTAATCGCGACATTATTTGATCAATACAGCGAATACGCTGAAGATGTCCCTTTAAGATTAAACACCAAAGCCATTTCAATTGATTATGTCGATGACCACTATGTATTAGAATCCAATCAAGGGGTATTTTTAACCAAAACCATTCTCTTAGCCAATGGTGGGGGTACGTTTGAACCGAGATTACTTGAAGTTCCTGAAGCGGATTCAAAATCAAACATTTATTATAATGTCAAAGATGTCCATGATTTTGAAGGCCAAGAATTGATTGTTCTTGGTGGTGGAGACTCCGCGGTGGACTGGTCTTTAACCCTCGCTGAGGTTGCGAAAAAGGTGACATTAATCCACCGAAGAAATGACTTTAGAGCGCATGAATACAGCGTTGATAAAATCAAACAAGTGGGACGTGTTTTGACACCATACGCACCTAAGGGGTTCATTGGTTATGATAAAGTGGATTATCTAACCATTCAAAATACGGAAGACAACTCGATTATGGATGTCCCTTGTGATGCATTATTTGTGTTTTATGGATCTAGTCCTGCCAAACACAATTTGTCTGAATGGGGTTTTGAACTTGATGATAAAGGCCTTATCAAAGTGAAGTCCAATATGGAAACCACAAGAGCAGGCATTTTCGCTGTAGGTAACTCTGTCACCTATCACGGTAAGAAAAAAATGATTTCCACTGGTTTGGGTGAAGCCGCTACCGCGATTTCAACCATCGGTGCCTTCTTATATCCAGAAAAAACACAATCGTATAAACACTAA
- the pflB gene encoding formate C-acetyltransferase produces MKKWEGFKLGNWANTVNVRDFIVENYEEYLGDESFLVGPTDASTKLNNMFIDLLRQEKENGGVLECDTEVVSSITSHGPGYIEKSLEKIVGLQTDKPLKRAFFPYGGIQVAVKAAEAYGFNVKPELVHIFNEYRKTHNQGVFDVYNEEIRAVRSSGVVTGLPDAYGRGRIIGDYRRVALYGIDYLVHEKEQEKKTWVYPMTEETIRAIEETTEQINALHRLKKLGDIYGFDLSRPAETAQEAIQWLYFAYLGAVKEQNGAAMSLGRTATFLDIYIERDIKNGLITEVEAQEMVDHFILKLRMVRFARTPEYNELFTGDPTWVTEVLAGMCDDGRSFVTKTTFRYLQTLYNLGTSAEPNLTVLWSDRLPENFKKFAAKVSIDTSSIQYENDEIMRPGHTDDYAIACCVSPMAIGKEMQFFGARANLAKALLYALNGGKDEISGKQIAPKSDIYQGEYLDYDKVKAVYDVTLDWLAQVYVNTLNIIHYMHDKYAYESFEMALHDRDVVRNFATGMAGLSVVADSLSAIKYAKVKPIYDENNGLIVDFEIDGDFPMYGNNDDRVDDIAVELVNSFMNKIRKHPTYRKSVPTMSVLTITSNVVYGKKTGNTPDGRRKGTPFAPGANPMHGRDKSGALKSLMSVAKIPCESCADGISNTFTIVPQALGKEESYDFENVMRADIKSENLVSILDGYFLSGGYHLNVNVLLREKLIEAMNNPALYPNLTIRVSGYAVNFSLLTKEQKLDVIARTFHESI; encoded by the coding sequence ATGAAAAAATGGGAAGGTTTTAAACTGGGCAATTGGGCGAATACCGTCAATGTCCGTGACTTTATCGTAGAAAACTACGAGGAATATTTAGGGGATGAATCATTTTTAGTAGGTCCAACAGATGCATCCACAAAACTCAACAACATGTTCATCGATTTGCTTAGACAAGAAAAGGAAAATGGTGGGGTATTAGAATGCGATACTGAAGTCGTATCGTCCATCACTTCTCATGGTCCGGGCTATATTGAAAAGAGCTTAGAAAAGATTGTTGGTTTACAAACGGACAAACCACTCAAACGTGCCTTTTTCCCTTATGGTGGCATTCAAGTGGCAGTTAAAGCAGCTGAAGCTTATGGTTTTAATGTTAAACCTGAATTGGTTCATATCTTCAATGAATACCGTAAAACACATAACCAAGGTGTATTCGATGTCTATAATGAAGAAATCAGAGCGGTACGTTCCTCTGGGGTTGTTACTGGTTTACCGGATGCTTATGGTAGAGGTAGAATCATCGGTGACTACAGAAGAGTCGCTTTATATGGGATTGACTATTTAGTTCACGAAAAAGAACAAGAGAAGAAAACCTGGGTTTATCCAATGACTGAAGAAACCATCCGCGCCATTGAAGAAACCACTGAACAAATCAACGCGTTACACAGACTTAAAAAGTTAGGCGATATCTATGGATTTGATTTATCACGTCCTGCAGAAACCGCTCAAGAAGCCATTCAATGGTTATATTTTGCATACCTAGGCGCTGTTAAAGAACAAAATGGTGCAGCGATGTCATTAGGTAGAACCGCAACCTTCTTAGATATCTACATTGAAAGAGACATTAAGAATGGTTTAATCACTGAAGTCGAAGCCCAAGAAATGGTGGATCATTTCATCCTTAAACTTCGCATGGTTCGTTTCGCAAGAACACCTGAATACAATGAATTATTTACAGGTGACCCTACTTGGGTAACAGAAGTGCTCGCAGGGATGTGTGACGATGGTAGAAGCTTCGTAACCAAAACCACCTTCAGATACCTTCAAACTTTATACAACTTAGGCACCTCTGCTGAACCAAACTTAACTGTTTTATGGTCAGATAGACTGCCTGAAAACTTCAAAAAGTTCGCAGCGAAAGTATCCATCGATACCTCATCCATTCAATATGAAAATGATGAAATTATGCGTCCGGGACACACCGATGACTATGCCATCGCGTGCTGTGTATCGCCTATGGCTATCGGTAAAGAAATGCAATTCTTCGGTGCTAGAGCGAATTTAGCCAAAGCATTGTTATATGCGTTAAATGGCGGTAAAGACGAAATCTCAGGTAAGCAAATCGCGCCAAAGAGTGACATATATCAAGGCGAATACCTTGACTATGATAAAGTCAAAGCGGTGTATGATGTGACCCTTGACTGGCTTGCACAAGTGTATGTGAATACATTAAATATCATTCACTACATGCATGACAAATATGCGTATGAATCGTTTGAAATGGCATTACATGACAGAGATGTGGTCCGTAATTTCGCAACCGGTATGGCAGGATTATCGGTGGTTGCTGACTCATTATCGGCGATCAAATATGCCAAAGTTAAACCAATCTATGACGAAAATAACGGCCTCATCGTTGACTTTGAAATTGATGGCGATTTCCCAATGTATGGTAACAACGACGATCGCGTCGATGACATCGCGGTTGAACTCGTCAACAGCTTTATGAATAAAATCAGAAAACACCCTACGTATCGTAAGAGTGTACCAACCATGTCTGTCTTGACCATTACTTCAAACGTGGTTTATGGTAAAAAGACTGGTAACACCCCAGATGGTAGAAGAAAAGGCACACCGTTCGCACCAGGTGCAAACCCAATGCACGGTAGAGACAAATCAGGCGCTTTAAAATCCTTAATGAGTGTTGCGAAAATCCCTTGCGAATCCTGTGCAGATGGTATTTCAAACACCTTCACCATTGTCCCACAAGCATTAGGTAAAGAAGAATCTTATGACTTTGAAAACGTCATGAGAGCAGATATCAAGAGTGAAAACTTGGTGTCCATCTTAGATGGTTACTTCCTATCTGGTGGCTATCACTTAAATGTCAACGTCTTACTCAGAGAAAAGCTCATTGAAGCGATGAATAACCCTGCTTTATACCCTAACCTAACGATTAGAGTTTCAGGTTACGCTGTCAACTTCAGCTTGCTCACGAAGGAACAAAAATTGGATGTTATCGCAAGAACGTTCCATGAATCTATCTAG
- the pflA gene encoding pyruvate formate-lyase-activating protein encodes MLSQERSMNLSSLNVHSIETMGAFDGPGIRYVLFLQGCPFKCQFCHNRDTWDTSINKIKTPEEVLADFNRYKSFYKHGGITVSGGEPLLQIDALIELFKLFKSHNIHTAIDTAGATFNPNNTEKMDELMRYTDLILLDIKHMDEGSHQTLVGASNKNVLAFARYLDALDKTVYIRHVLLPGITGTPTQLNALRNFLDTLHNVKQIDILPYHTKGISKWKTLGFEYALMDLREPTKEEIYEAHDILKTAYIYKK; translated from the coding sequence ATGTTATCGCAAGAACGTTCCATGAATCTATCTAGTTTAAACGTTCACTCGATTGAAACCATGGGCGCATTCGATGGCCCAGGCATCCGCTATGTTTTATTCCTTCAAGGCTGCCCATTTAAATGTCAGTTTTGCCACAACAGAGACACGTGGGATACGAGTATTAACAAAATCAAAACGCCTGAAGAAGTACTCGCCGATTTCAATCGATACAAGTCATTTTATAAGCATGGTGGCATTACCGTATCTGGTGGTGAACCCCTCTTACAAATCGACGCTCTGATTGAACTATTTAAACTCTTTAAATCACACAATATCCACACCGCCATCGATACCGCTGGCGCAACCTTCAACCCAAACAATACCGAAAAAATGGATGAGTTGATGCGTTATACAGATTTAATCTTACTAGATATCAAACACATGGATGAGGGTTCACATCAAACCTTAGTTGGTGCCTCTAATAAGAATGTACTCGCGTTTGCGAGATACTTAGATGCCTTAGATAAAACCGTCTATATCAGACATGTCTTATTGCCGGGGATTACGGGCACACCCACCCAACTGAACGCTTTGAGAAACTTCTTAGATACGCTACACAATGTCAAACAAATCGATATTTTGCCGTATCATACCAAAGGCATTTCTAAATGGAAAACCTTAGGTTTTGAATATGCTTTGATGGACCTAAGAGAACCAACCAAAGAAGAAATCTATGAAGCCCATGATATCTTAAAAACAGCCTATATTTACAAGAAATGA
- a CDS encoding PadR family transcriptional regulator: protein MANKAQIIKGFLEGFVLEVLSKEPLFTHEIIERLDTMGYKNLSEGTIYPLMLRLEAQSFIVYTKVPNPLGPMKKRYEITKDGFEELANIKAIWAEFRTISDDILGGK from the coding sequence ATGGCCAATAAAGCTCAAATCATCAAGGGTTTTTTAGAAGGCTTCGTTTTGGAGGTACTTTCAAAGGAACCATTGTTCACCCATGAAATCATCGAACGACTCGATACCATGGGATATAAAAACTTAAGCGAGGGTACCATATACCCACTGATGTTACGATTAGAAGCACAATCTTTTATCGTGTACACCAAAGTACCTAACCCATTAGGACCTATGAAGAAACGATATGAAATCACGAAAGATGGTTTTGAAGAATTGGCCAACATTAAAGCTATTTGGGCAGAATTTAGAACCATTTCCGATGATATATTAGGAGGTAAATGA
- a CDS encoding ABC transporter substrate-binding protein, producing the protein MIRRYIRRFFIVSLISLWSFFVFSYTTLVALDTAVTVVSSTEDVHTSHGLTFKINVTLDTPYPVAGYQMRLLYDANLFELISLNYDQRQFPGLVYNIENPGIISVAFSQTEQTITGFNTLFELSFKVKSYIPYGQYDVISLDQTFNNEIIMMGPSSQFTAIPDVSYVFMAVHVGEFGDLNMDGQVTIQDALMIQLHLAGKALLKDDLIELADINRDGQISLLDVAYLQLFIVGKVDVIGPDVTNDVPLEFFQEANGLYDFTELNYTEIAKIYAAAENYLLDNVYAGVPLFTGSTRMMFSNRVELFSPTHNAVLGFGVPFSKLNTDDSQVMMSGNTYGNANEFTFRSAYSTDPYTLNSWISDNYTDEAIISQFSGSLYDHFFDDTKTGFKLQPSLAESEPIPVNPNVINGQTYAKVWRIPVKDNLVWTYHPNTNLAGLPSGHEVLNAEDFLWTYRYALQQQWFRARTGGNDFVSNQVKGASEFLAGTIGINQVGLRLASGSSNTLEIEYTTDKSAFDVKYQFSSPLLSPLNQQLLEKLTPNGYATSPESTPSSGIYYLDSWTLGEQLTFKKNSNHPLKDMYHFTGLQYQFMTGTDLIFQAFLDGKLDMANLPTNRTLEYALDSRVSTIPSATTYRLVINGFGTEERRDAYIESHPDVTINPNFVPEPILMYKEMRQALYYGFDRYEAAVNQAKIYLPVYTLLRTNFFIDVPHGVTIRTLPAGADILIKYGQDNYGFVPDKAVSLFEQAVNRAITEGYYERGNASNYTVIALDLTYSSSGNQAFQTMAQQLKSQYEQRLIDHNNYVKIEINLVDVAFPSNYYDFLQKANTDLGIAGISGSVPINQGILSSYTDDNRSNFTMDFGIDTTSANIPIAYRNASGQMVYELWSYNALVSALNGKVYVKDGMEQKTWDTPESLIQVKLSQYEDSIASIASDSLGIAALMVGDLNTLAANLHVDTIESYVVITTTGQELLFLLKKNNDGYELYDILTLAKTVKEAIAYHNYEYLLHYTSETPLTLDEINAIPYIASTYGTFNTWDEIWAESKLPTGVTAYVYGTQFINLQLDAYVVIKVGDYYVGWYWL; encoded by the coding sequence ATGATTCGTCGATATATTCGTCGGTTTTTTATCGTATCTTTAATCAGTCTTTGGAGCTTTTTTGTCTTTAGCTACACGACATTGGTAGCCTTGGATACCGCTGTAACAGTGGTTTCATCCACTGAGGATGTCCACACATCCCATGGGCTCACCTTTAAGATTAATGTTACTCTAGATACACCATATCCGGTTGCAGGCTATCAGATGCGACTGCTTTACGATGCCAATCTTTTTGAATTAATCAGTCTCAATTATGATCAGCGTCAATTTCCAGGTTTAGTCTATAACATTGAAAACCCGGGCATCATTTCTGTTGCGTTCAGTCAAACCGAACAAACCATCACAGGCTTCAACACTTTATTTGAGTTGTCCTTCAAGGTTAAGTCATACATTCCATACGGACAATACGATGTCATCTCTTTAGATCAAACCTTTAACAATGAGATTATTATGATGGGACCTAGTAGTCAATTCACTGCGATTCCAGACGTATCTTATGTCTTCATGGCAGTTCATGTCGGTGAGTTCGGTGACCTAAATATGGATGGTCAAGTAACCATACAAGACGCTTTGATGATTCAACTGCATTTGGCAGGAAAAGCATTATTAAAAGATGATTTGATTGAACTGGCTGACATCAATCGTGATGGACAGATCAGTTTATTGGATGTGGCTTACCTTCAACTTTTTATCGTTGGCAAAGTCGATGTTATTGGTCCTGATGTGACCAATGATGTACCGCTTGAGTTTTTTCAAGAAGCCAATGGTTTGTATGACTTTACAGAGTTAAACTATACCGAGATTGCGAAGATATATGCAGCCGCAGAAAACTATCTACTAGATAATGTCTACGCAGGCGTACCTCTATTTACAGGCTCGACACGCATGATGTTTTCCAATAGGGTTGAATTATTCAGCCCAACCCATAATGCTGTCTTAGGTTTTGGTGTACCGTTTTCTAAATTAAATACCGATGATTCACAAGTTATGATGTCAGGCAACACTTATGGAAACGCAAATGAATTCACATTTAGATCTGCTTACAGTACAGACCCATACACATTAAATAGTTGGATAAGTGATAATTATACGGATGAAGCAATAATCAGTCAATTCAGTGGGTCATTGTATGATCACTTCTTCGATGACACCAAGACTGGGTTTAAACTTCAACCTTCTTTGGCTGAATCTGAGCCAATCCCTGTCAATCCAAACGTCATTAATGGACAGACATACGCTAAAGTTTGGCGAATTCCTGTTAAAGATAATTTGGTTTGGACTTATCATCCAAATACAAACCTAGCGGGTCTGCCAAGTGGTCATGAAGTGCTAAATGCAGAGGATTTCTTATGGACCTATCGATACGCTTTGCAACAACAATGGTTTAGAGCACGTACAGGGGGTAACGATTTTGTTAGTAACCAAGTCAAAGGGGCTTCAGAATTTTTAGCAGGTACTATTGGTATCAATCAAGTTGGTTTAAGATTGGCTTCGGGTAGTTCAAACACCTTAGAAATTGAGTATACAACCGATAAATCAGCATTTGATGTTAAGTATCAGTTTTCCTCACCATTACTCTCGCCTTTAAACCAACAACTTTTAGAAAAACTCACCCCTAATGGGTACGCAACCTCACCTGAGTCGACACCTTCTTCTGGTATTTACTATTTAGATAGTTGGACCTTGGGTGAACAACTTACTTTTAAAAAGAATTCGAATCACCCACTAAAAGACATGTATCACTTTACAGGTTTACAATATCAGTTTATGACTGGTACCGACCTTATTTTCCAAGCATTTTTAGATGGTAAACTCGATATGGCTAACTTACCAACAAACCGTACCCTCGAATATGCTTTAGACAGTCGAGTAAGTACCATACCATCCGCAACAACTTATCGATTGGTAATTAATGGGTTTGGTACAGAAGAACGACGAGATGCCTACATCGAATCACACCCGGATGTTACAATTAATCCAAACTTTGTTCCTGAACCTATTTTGATGTATAAAGAGATGAGACAAGCCTTGTATTATGGGTTTGATCGTTATGAAGCCGCAGTGAATCAAGCGAAAATTTATCTGCCTGTTTATACTTTACTAAGAACTAATTTCTTCATCGATGTGCCTCATGGTGTAACAATCAGAACACTTCCTGCAGGGGCAGACATTTTAATTAAGTATGGACAGGATAACTATGGTTTCGTTCCAGACAAAGCCGTATCTCTCTTTGAACAAGCGGTGAATCGAGCCATCACTGAGGGGTATTATGAACGTGGTAATGCTTCAAATTATACTGTGATTGCTTTGGATTTGACCTATTCATCCAGTGGCAACCAGGCCTTTCAAACCATGGCACAACAACTAAAGTCTCAATATGAGCAACGCTTGATTGATCATAACAACTATGTGAAAATCGAAATCAATTTAGTGGATGTTGCTTTCCCAAGCAACTATTATGATTTCTTACAAAAAGCGAATACCGATTTAGGTATCGCCGGAATTTCAGGCTCAGTACCGATTAATCAAGGCATTTTGTCATCGTATACCGATGATAATCGTTCGAATTTCACGATGGATTTTGGTATTGATACAACCTCTGCCAATATCCCTATAGCTTACCGTAACGCTTCAGGTCAAATGGTTTATGAGCTTTGGAGTTATAACGCCCTAGTTTCTGCGCTGAATGGTAAAGTTTATGTGAAAGATGGGATGGAACAAAAGACTTGGGATACCCCAGAAAGCCTCATTCAAGTGAAACTCAGCCAATACGAAGATAGTATCGCTTCAATCGCTTCCGATTCGTTGGGTATCGCAGCTCTAATGGTTGGGGATTTGAATACACTCGCTGCTAACCTCCATGTCGATACCATCGAGAGTTATGTCGTTATCACTACAACCGGCCAAGAATTGTTATTTCTTTTGAAAAAAAATAATGATGGATACGAACTCTATGACATCCTCACATTAGCGAAAACAGTCAAAGAGGCAATAGCTTATCATAATTATGAGTATTTATTACATTACACGTCTGAAACACCATTGACTTTAGATGAAATCAACGCCATCCCATACATCGCCTCTACCTATGGTACATTTAATACCTGGGATGAGATTTGGGCTGAATCCAAACTACCGACTGGGGTTACAGCGTATGTCTATGGTACGCAGTTCATCAATCTTCAGTTGGATGCTTATGTGGTCATAAAAGTAGGCGACTACTATGTTGGCTGGTACTGGTTATAG